The Virgibacillus dokdonensis genome includes a window with the following:
- a CDS encoding isoprenylcysteine carboxyl methyltransferase family protein, whose product MPIFMWIILSVIIIQRLVELAIARSNEQWMKQRGAIEKGKKHYKWFIIIHTLFFLSLIAEIIFRNQQSFSFNYVLFAAFIITQIGRIWCITTLGRFWNTKIIIAPQFDVIKRGPYKYVKHPNYIIVGVELFVIPLLFGAWFTAILFPILHVLLLYVRIPVEEKAVYGH is encoded by the coding sequence ATGCCAATTTTTATGTGGATTATTTTGTCGGTGATTATAATACAGCGACTAGTAGAGCTGGCTATTGCACGTAGTAATGAGCAATGGATGAAACAAAGAGGAGCCATTGAAAAAGGAAAGAAACACTATAAATGGTTTATTATTATCCATACATTGTTTTTCTTGTCTCTCATTGCGGAAATTATTTTTCGTAATCAACAAAGCTTTTCCTTTAACTATGTTCTATTTGCTGCTTTTATAATTACCCAAATTGGCCGTATTTGGTGTATTACAACATTGGGTAGATTTTGGAACACCAAAATAATCATTGCACCGCAATTTGACGTTATTAAGCGAGGTCCATATAAATACGTAAAACATCCTAACTACATTATTGTTGGTGTAGAATTGTTTGTCATTCCTTTACTGTTTGGTGCGTGGTTTACAGCGATATTATTTCCAATTCTACATGTGTTATTATTATATGTACGCATTCCCGTAGAAGAAAAAGCTGTTTATGGGCATTAG